A single genomic interval of Xyrauchen texanus isolate HMW12.3.18 chromosome 8, RBS_HiC_50CHRs, whole genome shotgun sequence harbors:
- the LOC127648070 gene encoding neuronal pentraxin-1-like, with protein sequence MKAGARGMHWKLFILSCLLADGMSQDFGQTQFICTSVPKDMDICTATLQNSVPGEDLKNTVMQLRETVLQQKETIMSQKETIRELTSKLTRCESQSASEPGDARAGGRRKETGTKNTMGDVSRGPTDTLAQLSQTLQSLKQRLENLEQFSRNNNSVQANSLKDLLQSKIDDLEKQVLSRVNGLEEGKPGVRNESEQRGRVESTLTSLHERITDLEKGQKENRPLDKFQLTFPLRTNYMYAKVKKSLPEMYAFTVCMWLKSNASPGVGTPFSYAVPGQANELVLIEWGNNPMELLINDKVAKLPFLINDGKWHHICVTWTTRDGVWEAYQDGVMRGNGDSLAPYHPIKPQGVLILGQEQDTLGGGFDATQAFVGDMANFNIWDRKLSVGEIYNLATCSSKAQVGNVFSWLETSIEIYGGASKWTFEACRQLN encoded by the exons ATGAAGGCCGGAGCTAGAGGAATGCATTGGAAACTTTTTATACTTTCTTGTCTTTTAGCGGACGGGATGAGCCAGGACTTTGGACAGACCCAGTTTATTTGCACGTCCGTGCCCAAGGATATGGACATATGCACTGCCACACTGCAGAACAGCGTTCCCGGGGAGGATCTGAAGAACACGGTCATGCAGCTGAGAGAGACCGTGCTGCAACAGAAGGAGACAATCATGAGCCAAAAGGAAACGATCAGGGAACTGACTTCCAAGTTGACGCGATGTGAGAGTCAGAGTGCGTCCGAGCCCGGAGACGCGCGGGCCGGTGGACGGCGGAAAGAAACGGGCACTAAGAACACAATGGGAGATGTATCGAGAGGTCCGACGGATACACTGGCTCAACTCTCACAGACTTTACAGTCGCTCAAGCAGAGACTCGAAAACCTGGAG CAATTTAGCCGGAATAACAACTCCGTCCAGGCGAACAGCTTGAAAGATCTTCTGCAGAGCAAAATTGACGACCTTGAGAAGCAGGTCCTATCCCGTGTGAACGGATTGGAAGAAGGGAAGCCCGGGGTGCGCAACGAGAGCGAGCAGCGCGGGCGCGTCGAGTCCACTCTCACCTCACTGCACGAGAGAATCACTGATCTCGAGAAAG GTCAAAAGGAAAACAGACCACTGGATAAATTTCAGCTGACGTTCCCACTACGGACCAACTACATGTATGCTAAAGTCAAGAAGAGTCTTCCAGAGATGTACGCCTTCACTGTGTGCATGTGGCTTAAATCTAATGCCTCTCCAGGAGTGGGGACGCCTTTCTCTTATGCAGTACCTGGTCAGGCCAATGAGTTGGTTCTCATTGAGTGGGGGAACAACCCGATGGAACTGCTCATAAATGACAAG GTTGCTAAGCTGCCTTTCCTCATCAATGATGGAAAATGGCATCACATCTGTGTGACGTGGACTACACGAGATGGAGTGTGGGAAGCTTACCAGGATGGTGTGATGAGGGGGAATGGGGACAGTCTGGCTCCTTATCATCCAATCAAACCACAAGGGGTCCTGATTCTGGGACAAGAGCAG GACACTCTCGGTGGAGGGTTTGATGCTACTCAAGCGTTTGTTGGTGACATGGCAAATTTCAACATCTGGGATCGAAAGCTCTCCGTTGGAGAGATTTACAACTTGGCCACATGCAGCAGCAAAGCTCAAGTAGGTAACGTCTTCTCTTGGCTGGAAACCAGCATTGAAATCTACGGAGGGGCTTCAAAGTGGACATTTGAGGCTTGTCGCCAACTGAACTAA